One stretch of Wolbachia endosymbiont of Armadillidium arcangelii DNA includes these proteins:
- a CDS encoding penicillin-binding transpeptidase domain-containing protein, whose translation MWTKNKVFNRRAFILGGIQLTIFAIFSYRLYTLQVRDRQKYEVLSNNNRIKVVTIVPKRGRILDRNSAELAVNKISYIVLFDGQRTFTREVDLQMLSEIKPDATKSSETKITALYKRYYPFGSICSHIVGYTKRQQGINEAGVSGIEYTYDHILKGKPGKSEQEINSKKRIMRELSSIPQQDGQDVQLTIDVDLQRKIAEVFKDHQGSTVVIDVNNGEILALYNSPSYDNNLFTSRLSNETWENLNNPSLPLVNRALSYQIPPGSIFKIIDALAGLKDGIITPEEKFSCRGYMKIGERKFRCLKSKVHGYVSLNEAMAFSCNTYFYNIGKKINVDSLLEMASKFGIGSGPLIGMFKEEAPGLLPDVDWRARKLYSEWYLGDTINLVIGQGYLLTTPLQLAVLAARVATGKEVIPHIEMSKSGQDFLDIDVNHEHLSVVRKAMFDVVNSNYRKGLGSVQIAGKTGTPEINSKGESHKLFIAYGPYHDPRYAISVFIEHGKAPRQDVAIASEILRYMLEK comes from the coding sequence ATGTGGACAAAAAACAAGGTCTTCAACCGCAGAGCATTTATATTAGGTGGTATTCAGCTTACTATTTTTGCTATTTTTAGTTATAGGTTGTATACTTTACAAGTACGAGATAGACAAAAATATGAAGTGCTATCCAATAATAATAGGATAAAAGTTGTTACTATTGTGCCTAAACGAGGCAGGATTTTGGATAGGAATAGCGCTGAACTCGCAGTAAACAAAATTTCGTATATTGTTTTGTTTGATGGGCAAAGAACCTTTACTAGGGAAGTTGATTTGCAAATGTTATCAGAAATTAAACCTGATGCGACAAAATCATCAGAAACGAAAATAACTGCTCTTTATAAACGTTACTACCCGTTTGGTTCGATATGTTCTCATATAGTCGGATATACAAAAAGACAGCAAGGCATAAACGAAGCAGGGGTCAGCGGCATTGAATATACATATGATCATATATTAAAAGGCAAGCCAGGAAAGTCTGAGCAGGAAATAAATTCTAAGAAGCGTATCATGAGAGAGTTATCTAGCATACCGCAGCAAGACGGACAAGATGTACAGCTGACAATTGACGTTGATTTGCAGAGGAAAATTGCAGAGGTATTTAAAGACCACCAAGGTTCCACAGTGGTAATTGATGTAAATAACGGAGAAATTTTAGCATTGTATAATTCACCTTCTTACGATAATAATCTTTTCACTAGCAGATTATCAAATGAAACTTGGGAAAATTTAAACAATCCTTCATTACCGCTTGTAAACCGTGCATTATCATATCAAATTCCACCTGGTTCAATATTTAAAATAATAGATGCGCTTGCGGGTTTAAAAGATGGAATAATAACACCAGAAGAAAAATTCTCGTGTAGGGGCTATATGAAGATAGGTGAGCGGAAATTTCGTTGCCTAAAAAGCAAAGTCCATGGATATGTATCTTTAAACGAGGCAATGGCCTTCTCATGCAACACTTACTTTTATAATATAGGAAAAAAAATAAATGTAGATTCTCTACTAGAAATGGCTAGCAAATTTGGTATAGGAAGTGGACCATTAATTGGAATGTTTAAGGAAGAAGCTCCGGGATTGTTGCCTGATGTGGATTGGCGTGCACGCAAGCTATATTCAGAGTGGTATTTAGGTGATACCATTAACTTAGTTATAGGACAAGGGTATTTACTTACAACGCCATTACAGCTTGCGGTTCTTGCAGCGAGGGTTGCAACAGGAAAGGAGGTAATTCCCCACATTGAGATGAGTAAATCAGGGCAAGACTTTCTTGATATTGATGTGAATCATGAGCATCTTAGTGTGGTTCGAAAAGCTATGTTTGACGTGGTGAATTCTAACTATAGAAAAGGGCTAGGCAGTGTACAAATTGCTGGAAAAACTGGTACACCAGAGATAAACTCTAAGGGTGAAAGTCATAAATTGTTTATCGCTTATGGCCCCTACCATGATCCGCGCTATGCAATCTCAGTGTTTATAGAACACGGCAAAGCTCCACGCCAAGATGTTGCAATTGCTAGTGAGATATTGCGATATATGCTTGAAAAATGA
- a CDS encoding polysaccharide deacetylase family protein: protein MFIRIIAFLLLYSSAVFCSDCNFNLPYRGLSCDLDLSYRNLSNIKKLLNNKDKFVALTFDDGPSYNRAGDIINILESNKTKATFFVLGERINKKTYEIVKKIHEAGHELGNHSWSHRKLTSLSSEEQLQELEKTNIAIKNVTEQSVKWFRPPYGCHNDNLIENTNRLNMYSILWTVDSLDWQGDKSEILIERIVSNAHNGAIILFHDHDNKSNTVEALPQIIEILKKSGYEFVTLSEWEERVCNVVKARNVPIKGGGVHFKGILCGQKTRSSTAEHLY from the coding sequence ATGTTTATAAGAATAATCGCTTTTCTTTTGCTATATTCAAGCGCAGTTTTCTGTAGTGATTGTAACTTTAACTTACCGTATCGTGGGCTCAGTTGTGATTTGGATCTATCATATAGAAATTTAAGTAATATAAAGAAATTATTGAATAACAAAGATAAGTTTGTTGCACTTACGTTTGATGATGGACCGTCTTATAATAGAGCAGGAGATATTATTAATATTCTGGAGAGCAATAAAACAAAAGCGACATTTTTTGTGCTTGGTGAACGTATAAATAAAAAAACATATGAGATAGTAAAGAAAATCCATGAAGCAGGTCATGAGTTAGGCAATCACTCTTGGTCGCATAGGAAGTTGACATCACTTTCAAGTGAGGAACAATTGCAAGAGTTGGAAAAGACAAATATAGCAATTAAAAATGTAACAGAACAGAGTGTAAAATGGTTTCGTCCACCATATGGATGTCACAATGATAATTTGATCGAAAATACTAATAGATTAAATATGTATTCCATATTATGGACAGTTGACTCTCTGGACTGGCAAGGCGATAAATCAGAGATTTTAATTGAAAGAATTGTAAGCAACGCACATAATGGAGCAATTATATTATTCCATGATCACGATAACAAGTCAAATACAGTTGAAGCTTTACCTCAGATTATTGAAATACTAAAAAAATCAGGTTACGAGTTTGTTACCTTAAGTGAGTGGGAGGAAAGGGTTTGTAATGTAGTAAAAGCTAGAAATGTGCCAATAAAAGGAGGAGGAGTGCATTTTAAAGGAATCCTATGTGGACAAAAAACAAGGTCTTCAACCGCAGAGCATTTATATTAG
- a CDS encoding YifB family Mg chelatase-like AAA ATPase — translation MIANINTVALQGTSTVNVNAQIHMANGIPAFNIVGLPDKTVAESKERIRAALNSINLLLPPKRITVNLSPADLLKEGSHYDLAIAVGLLVVMNVIPVEKVQSYIIMGELALDSRVIPISGVLPTAINAKQVNKGVICPRGNGVETVWVKNVSILAIEKLTDIIRHFKGEQLIQPVTFNYSAAPKEKRLVPDMKDIKGQVVAKRAAEIAAAGGHNMLLVGPPGTGKSMLAKRFIGLLPDLTEQEMIDVNIISSIIKTGNEIFKVARPFREPHHSCSMPAMIGGGKNAKPGEITMAHNGVLFLDELPEFPRLVLDSLRQPLEDRKVTVARANAHITYPANFQLIAAMNPCRCGYLGDASRSCNKAPKCGTDYKNKISGPLLDRIDICIEMPNVSILSPEISMEGESSKIIREGVVAARKVQTERYSELNIRCNSEVSGEAFNKFTEPDQAGLELLKYVLKENYISNRGYTRVLKVARTIADLAKSEEVKRAHIAEALNYRIRLY, via the coding sequence ATGATTGCAAATATAAATACCGTTGCACTTCAGGGAACCAGCACAGTAAATGTTAATGCACAAATTCACATGGCAAATGGTATTCCAGCTTTTAATATTGTTGGACTGCCGGATAAAACTGTTGCAGAATCTAAAGAGCGCATCAGAGCGGCATTAAACTCAATTAATTTACTACTACCTCCAAAAAGAATCACAGTTAATCTTTCCCCTGCGGATTTGCTTAAAGAAGGTAGTCATTATGACTTAGCTATTGCTGTTGGACTACTTGTTGTCATGAATGTGATACCAGTTGAAAAAGTTCAGTCTTATATAATTATGGGCGAGCTTGCACTAGACAGCAGAGTCATACCAATCTCAGGAGTACTTCCAACAGCGATCAATGCAAAACAGGTAAATAAAGGAGTAATTTGCCCGAGAGGAAATGGTGTAGAAACTGTATGGGTGAAGAATGTTTCAATTCTGGCTATAGAGAAATTAACTGATATTATCAGACACTTTAAGGGTGAGCAATTAATTCAGCCGGTAACTTTTAATTATAGCGCTGCACCCAAAGAAAAAAGATTGGTTCCCGATATGAAGGATATCAAAGGCCAAGTTGTTGCAAAAAGAGCAGCCGAAATTGCGGCGGCAGGTGGGCATAATATGCTTCTTGTTGGCCCTCCTGGTACTGGAAAATCAATGCTTGCTAAGCGCTTTATAGGATTGCTGCCTGATTTGACCGAACAGGAGATGATTGACGTTAATATTATTTCCAGTATAATAAAGACTGGTAATGAAATATTCAAAGTAGCGCGTCCCTTTCGTGAACCTCATCATTCATGCTCTATGCCAGCAATGATAGGGGGAGGAAAGAATGCAAAACCCGGAGAAATTACCATGGCTCATAATGGCGTGTTATTCCTTGATGAGCTACCTGAATTTCCAAGACTTGTGCTTGATTCTCTACGCCAACCACTTGAAGATAGAAAAGTTACCGTTGCAAGGGCAAATGCTCACATAACCTACCCTGCAAATTTTCAACTGATTGCTGCAATGAACCCTTGCAGGTGCGGTTATTTAGGTGATGCAAGCAGATCGTGCAACAAAGCTCCAAAGTGTGGCACAGATTACAAAAACAAAATATCAGGCCCATTGCTTGATAGAATAGACATATGCATTGAAATGCCAAACGTTAGCATACTCTCTCCTGAAATCTCTATGGAGGGAGAAAGTAGTAAAATCATAAGAGAAGGAGTGGTAGCAGCAAGAAAAGTTCAAACTGAGCGCTATAGTGAATTAAATATTCGTTGCAATTCAGAAGTAAGCGGTGAAGCATTTAATAAATTTACTGAACCAGATCAGGCAGGGTTAGAATTGCTAAAATATGTACTGAAAGAAAATTACATTTCCAATCGAGGCTACACACGCGTATTAAAAGTTGCAAGAACAATTGCAGATCTTGCAAAAAGTGAAGAAGTAAAAAGAGCACACATTGCTGAAGCGCTGAATTACAGAATAAGATTATACTAA
- the ftsZ gene encoding cell division protein FtsZ, with protein sequence MSIDLSLPELPILHPRITVVGVGGAGGNAVNNMIQSNLQGVNFVVANTDAQALEKSLCDKKIQLGINLTKGLGAGALPDVGKGAAEESIDEIMEHIKDSHMLFITAGMGGGTGTGAAPVIAKAAREARAVVKDKGAKEKKILTVGVVTKPFGFEGVRRMRIAELGLEELQKYVDTLIVIPNQNLFRIANEKTTFADAFQLADNVLHIGIRGVTDLMIMPGLINLDFADIETVMSEMGKAMIGTGEAEGEDRAISAAEAAISNPLLDNVSMKGAQGILINITGGGDMTLFEVDSAANRVREEVDENANIIFGATFDQAMEGRVRVSVLATGIDSCNDNSSVNQNKIPAEEKNFKWPYNQIPTLETKEYASTEQTNERVKWGSNVYDIPAYLRRKK encoded by the coding sequence ATGTCTATTGATCTTAGTCTGCCGGAGTTACCTATATTACACCCAAGGATTACCGTTGTGGGAGTGGGTGGTGCTGGTGGAAATGCTGTGAACAACATGATTCAATCCAATTTACAAGGAGTAAATTTTGTTGTAGCAAATACCGATGCTCAAGCGTTAGAGAAGTCATTATGTGATAAAAAAATTCAACTTGGTATTAACTTAACTAAGGGCCTTGGTGCTGGTGCTTTGCCTGATGTTGGTAAAGGTGCAGCAGAAGAATCAATTGATGAAATTATGGAGCATATAAAAGATAGCCATATGCTCTTTATCACAGCAGGGATGGGTGGTGGTACTGGAACAGGTGCTGCACCGGTAATTGCAAAAGCAGCCAGAGAAGCAAGAGCGGTAGTTAAAGATAAAGGAGCAAAAGAAAAAAAGATACTGACTGTTGGAGTTGTAACTAAGCCGTTCGGTTTTGAAGGTGTGCGACGTATGCGCATTGCAGAGCTTGGACTTGAAGAGTTGCAAAAATACGTAGATACACTTATTGTCATTCCCAATCAAAATTTATTTAGAATTGCTAACGAGAAAACTACATTTGCTGACGCATTTCAACTCGCCGATAATGTTCTGCATATTGGCATAAGAGGAGTAACTGATTTGATGATCATGCCAGGACTGATTAATCTTGATTTTGCTGATATAGAAACAGTAATGAGTGAGATGGGTAAGGCAATGATTGGTACTGGAGAAGCAGAAGGAGAAGATAGGGCAATTAGTGCTGCAGAGGCTGCGATATCTAATCCATTGCTTGACAATGTATCAATGAAAGGTGCGCAAGGAATATTGATTAATATTACTGGTGGTGGAGACATGACTCTATTTGAAGTTGATTCTGCAGCCAATAGAGTGCGTGAAGAAGTGGATGAAAATGCAAATATAATATTTGGTGCCACTTTTGATCAGGCGATGGAGGGAAGAGTTAGAGTTTCTGTTCTTGCAACTGGCATTGATAGCTGTAACGACAATTCATCTGTTAATCAAAACAAGATCCCAGCAGAGGAAAAAAATTTTAAATGGCCTTATAATCAAATTCCAACATTAGAAACAAAAGAATATGCTTCAACTGAGCAAACAAACGAAAGAGTTAAGTGGGGTAGCAATGTTTATGATATACCAGCTTATTTAAGAAGAAAAAAATAA
- a CDS encoding EVE domain-containing protein — translation MQFWLLKSEPSEYSWQKMGKEQVTRWNGVCNYQAQNYMRAMKLGDLAFFYHTGKERVILGIVEVLKEYYHVYNSKFGLVNVKLLKPLSNQVTLKSIKQNPLLKNMVILKQSRLSVSPVLETEWNEIIRMSDV, via the coding sequence ATGCAATTTTGGCTACTAAAGTCAGAACCAAGTGAATACTCGTGGCAAAAAATGGGAAAGGAGCAGGTGACGCGGTGGAATGGTGTATGCAATTATCAAGCTCAAAATTACATGAGAGCTATGAAATTAGGCGACCTTGCATTTTTTTATCATACAGGTAAAGAGAGAGTTATACTTGGAATAGTTGAAGTATTAAAGGAGTATTATCATGTTTATAATTCCAAATTTGGACTAGTGAATGTAAAACTTTTGAAACCTTTAAGTAACCAAGTGACGTTAAAAAGTATAAAACAAAACCCACTTTTGAAAAATATGGTTATATTAAAACAATCACGTTTATCAGTTTCTCCAGTTTTAGAGACTGAGTGGAATGAAATAATAAGGATGAGTGATGTGTAA
- the ybeY gene encoding rRNA maturation RNase YbeY — protein sequence MLEVNILDKRWHSITEDPESFVLNIINASLKELIIDHYKPNISIALADDNLLHQLNLKFRKIDKPTNVLSFPCEQLSSKCDLGDIAIAIDTIERESHEYCISILTHTAHMLVHGLLHLLGYDHQKEDEEIIMKNLENKILALLEFEKEKYGR from the coding sequence ATGTTAGAAGTAAACATTCTTGATAAGAGGTGGCATAGTATTACGGAGGACCCAGAGAGTTTTGTATTAAATATTATTAATGCTTCTCTAAAAGAATTAATAATAGACCACTATAAACCAAATATATCAATAGCTCTCGCTGATGATAACTTGCTACATCAACTTAATCTTAAGTTTAGAAAAATAGACAAGCCAACTAATGTACTATCATTTCCATGCGAACAATTATCTAGTAAATGTGATCTAGGAGACATAGCAATTGCAATAGATACAATAGAAAGAGAGTCTCATGAGTACTGTATATCCATCCTTACTCACACTGCACACATGTTAGTTCATGGATTATTGCATTTACTTGGCTATGATCATCAAAAAGAAGATGAGGAAATTATAATGAAGAATTTAGAAAATAAGATTTTAGCTTTGCTTGAATTTGAAAAGGAAAAGTATGGTAGATAA
- a CDS encoding succinate dehydrogenase iron-sulfur subunit → MVQFSLPKNSKVNKKGKIYPTPTGAKNIRRFQIYRWSADDDKNPRIDTFFIDMDNCGPMVLDALIKIKDEIDSTLTFRRSCREGICGSCAMNIDGTNTLACTKSICDIKGEIKIYPLPHMFIVKDLVSDLSQFYEQYKSIKPWLQTDKPTLPNKEYPQSPEDRKKLDGLSDCILCACCSTGCPSYWWNSDKFLGPAILLQAYRWIADSRDNKTGERLDSLNDPFKLYRCHTIMNCTKTCPKGLNPARAIAKVKQLMVEREGV, encoded by the coding sequence ATGGTTCAGTTTTCTTTGCCAAAGAATTCTAAAGTTAATAAAAAGGGCAAAATTTATCCTACTCCTACTGGAGCAAAAAATATTAGAAGATTTCAAATTTACCGTTGGTCTGCTGATGATGATAAAAATCCAAGAATAGACACATTTTTTATCGATATGGATAATTGTGGTCCTATGGTACTTGATGCATTAATAAAAATAAAGGACGAAATAGATTCGACCTTAACTTTTAGACGTTCTTGCAGAGAAGGGATATGTGGATCTTGTGCAATGAATATAGATGGTACCAACACTCTTGCATGCACTAAATCTATATGTGATATAAAAGGTGAAATAAAAATATATCCACTACCTCATATGTTTATAGTAAAGGATCTAGTTTCAGATCTAAGCCAATTTTATGAGCAGTATAAATCAATTAAGCCTTGGTTACAGACAGACAAACCTACCCTGCCGAATAAAGAATATCCTCAATCTCCTGAAGATAGAAAAAAATTAGATGGTCTGTCTGATTGTATACTATGTGCTTGCTGTTCGACTGGTTGCCCAAGCTATTGGTGGAATAGTGATAAATTTTTAGGGCCAGCAATATTACTGCAAGCTTACAGATGGATTGCCGACAGTCGTGATAATAAGACAGGAGAAAGACTTGATTCTTTAAACGACCCATTTAAGTTGTATCGTTGTCATACAATAATGAACTGTACAAAAACCTGTCCGAAAGGGCTTAATCCAGCAAGAGCGATAGCAAAAGTAAAACAGCTCATGGTAGAGAGAGAAGGAGTTTGA